Part of the Thermodesulfobacteriota bacterium genome, CTGAACATGGCGATGAGTATGTTCCCCCCGTCTATCTGCTGCTTGTCGGCCGACTCCGCGTGCATGGCCGCCAGCCTGAGAACGTAATGGCTCCCGGCCGAGTACTGGGGCTCCGGCAGGTATTCGGAATCTATCGGGGGCATGTTCTCGTCGATAAAATCCTCGAGGCTCGTTCTCAGCCGTTCGAGGTCGACGCCGCATCCCGTAAGAACCTCCGACGCGTCCGGGTCGTATGTCAGCTCCAGCAGTATGTGCTCGAGCGTTATGAACTCGTGCCGCCTGGCCTTCGCCTGCTCGTAAGACCTTTTAAGTGTTTCCTGCAGTTCCCTTGATAGTGTCATTGATATTCGCCTCCCCCCTCCACTTCCAGTATGCATTTGAGCGGGTGCTCGTACTCCTTCGCCAGCTTGTCCACCTGCGCTATCTTGGTCGTGGCTTCATCATAAGTATAAACGCCCACGGTGCTCCTGCCCGCGGTGTGCGCTTCGAGCATGATCCTGGTTGATTCCTCCTGCCCCTTGTAAAAAATCCTCATGAGCACCCACACTACGAACTCCCTCGGCGTGTAGTCGTCATTTAAGAGCACTATCCTGTACATGTCGGGCCGTTTGAGTCTGGTCCGCTTTTCTGTAAGGAG contains:
- the clpS gene encoding ATP-dependent Clp protease adapter ClpS gives rise to the protein MTERDIKRSDRDGELLTEKRTRLKRPDMYRIVLLNDDYTPREFVVWVLMRIFYKGQEESTRIMLEAHTAGRSTVGVYTYDEATTKIAQVDKLAKEYEHPLKCILEVEGGGEYQ